Below is a window of Mycolicibacterium chitae DNA.
CGCCAACAGTCCCGAAACCGTCTCGGCGACAAGATCTTCCAACTCCAGCCAGGTCTCCCGGCTGGCGGTGCGCACCGTCCCGGCCAGCGTGCCGGTCTGCGGGATGGCGTTCGCGGCGACGCCGGACTTGACCGCGCCCCAGACCATCACGGTGCTGTGCCGGGGGTCGACGCGGCGCGACAGCACCCCGGGCAGGCCGGTGATCAGCGTGCCGAGTCCGTAGACCAGATCGCCGGTCAGGTGCGGACGCGAGGTGTGCCCGCCGGGCGAGTGCAGGGTGATCTCGATCGAGTCGGCCGCCGAGGTGATGGGCCCGGGTGTGGTCGCCACCCGCCCGACGGCCAGCCGCGGATCGCAGTGCAGCGCGAAGATCCGGGAGACCCCGTTCAACACGCCGGCGGCGATCGCGTCGATGGCGCCGCCGGGCATGAGTTCCTCGGCCGCCTGGAAGAGCAGCCGCACCCCGACGGGCAACTCGGGTGCGGCGGCCAGGGCCAGCCCGGTGCCCAGCAGGATCGCGGTGTGCCCGTCGTGCCCGCAGGCGTGGGCGACATTCGGCACCACGGAGGAGTAGACGGCGCCGGTGCGTTCGGCCATCGGCAGTGCATCCATGTCGGCGCGCAACGCGATCCGGGGCCGATGCTCCGGCCCGATGTCGCAGGTCAGCCCGGTGCCGCCGGGCAGCACCTTGGGGTTGAGGCCGGCGCCGGCCAGCCGCTCGGCGACGTACTGCGTGGTCTCGAACTCCTGGCGGCCCAGCTCGGGGTGCCGGTGCAGGTGCCGGCGCCACTCGACCAGGTCGTCGAAGTTGGTGGCCAACCAGGACTCGGCGACATCGGCGACAGTGGGGGTGTTCATGCCGCCCGCCTCTCCAGCAACTCAAGCACGCGGTCCCGCTGCTCCGGCGTCTCGGCGAGCCGGACCACGGTGCGCGCCAGCAGCACCGCTCCGTCGATGACGGCCCGGTCACCGCTGGGGCTCGCGGCCGCCGCGGCGAACGCGGGCTGGTGCACGGACGCGCCGCCGGCCTCGACGCCCACGATCGGGTGGATGCCGGGCAGCACCTGGGTGACGTTGCCCATGTCGGTGCTGCCCAACGGGAACGCGGCCTCGACGTCGGCGGGCACCGGGCTGCGGCCGGCGCGCTGCATCTCGGCGCGGAACGTCTCGGCGAGCCAGCGGTCGGGGCGCAGCTCGCGGTACACCGGGGACACCGGTTGGACTTCGTAGTCGCTGCCGGTGCCGACCGCCCCGGCCAGGAAACAGCCGGAGAGCTTGTCCTCGAGGTCGCTCAGCGAGTCGGTGTCGTTGGCGCGCAACGTGTATCGCAGCTCGGCATGGGCCGGTACGACGTTGGGCGCCTGTCCCCCGTCGGTCACGATGCCGTGCAGCATCTGGCCCGGCGCCAGGTGCTGGCGCAGCAGCCCGATGGCGACCTGCGCGACGGTGACCGCGTCGGCAGCGTTGACCCCCAGGAACGGTGCGACGGCGGCGTGGGCTTCGCGGCCGGTGTAGGTCGTCGTCACCTCGGCCAGCGCCAGCGAGCGCGCCGCGGCGATGTCGAGCGGGCCGGGGTGCATCATCACCGCCGCGGCGATGTCGTCGAACACACCCGCGTCGAGCATCAGGGCCTTGCCGCCGCCGGACTCCTCGGCCGGGGTGCCGATCAGCACGACGGTCAGGCCCAGCTCGTCGGCGACGTCGGCCAGCGCGAGCGCCGCACCCACCGCGGCCGAGGCGATGATGTTGTGCCCGCAGGCGTGGCCGATCTCGGGCAGCGCGTCGTACTCGGCGCACACCCCGATGGTCAGCGGCCCGCTGCCGAACGACGCGCGGAACGCGGTGTCGAGCCCGCCGGCCGCGGGCTCGATCGCGAAGCCCCGCTCGGCCACCAGCGCCTGCGTCTTGGCGCAGCTGCGGTGCTCGTCGAAGGCCAATTCGGGTTCGGCATGGATGTCGTGCGACAACGCGATCAGCTGGTCGCGGTACCGCCCCACGGTGTCCTCGACGGCCTCGGCGCACGACGATGCGGAGACACTGGACATCGTTGAAGTATCGCACTGGC
It encodes the following:
- a CDS encoding M20 family metallopeptidase, translated to MNTPTVADVAESWLATNFDDLVEWRRHLHRHPELGRQEFETTQYVAERLAGAGLNPKVLPGGTGLTCDIGPEHRPRIALRADMDALPMAERTGAVYSSVVPNVAHACGHDGHTAILLGTGLALAAAPELPVGVRLLFQAAEELMPGGAIDAIAAGVLNGVSRIFALHCDPRLAVGRVATTPGPITSAADSIEITLHSPGGHTSRPHLTGDLVYGLGTLITGLPGVLSRRVDPRHSTVMVWGAVKSGVAANAIPQTGTLAGTVRTASRETWLELEDLVAETVSGLLAPLGIEHTLQYRRGVPPVVNEEVSTRILTHSIEALGPDTLADTRQSGGGEDFSWYLEEIPGAMARLGVWSGAGPQLDLHQPNFDLDERALAVGVRVMANLVDHSAAF
- a CDS encoding M20 family metallopeptidase, with product MSSVSASSCAEAVEDTVGRYRDQLIALSHDIHAEPELAFDEHRSCAKTQALVAERGFAIEPAAGGLDTAFRASFGSGPLTIGVCAEYDALPEIGHACGHNIIASAAVGAALALADVADELGLTVVLIGTPAEESGGGKALMLDAGVFDDIAAAVMMHPGPLDIAAARSLALAEVTTTYTGREAHAAVAPFLGVNAADAVTVAQVAIGLLRQHLAPGQMLHGIVTDGGQAPNVVPAHAELRYTLRANDTDSLSDLEDKLSGCFLAGAVGTGSDYEVQPVSPVYRELRPDRWLAETFRAEMQRAGRSPVPADVEAAFPLGSTDMGNVTQVLPGIHPIVGVEAGGASVHQPAFAAAAASPSGDRAVIDGAVLLARTVVRLAETPEQRDRVLELLERRAA